In Humulus lupulus chromosome 6, drHumLupu1.1, whole genome shotgun sequence, a single genomic region encodes these proteins:
- the LOC133785510 gene encoding uncharacterized protein LOC133785510: MDEFTKSTQGNLSVIEYAQKFDQLAKFAKDHVPIDKVRAERFVRGLKPMIARDVEIISRGVFTYAEVVEMALTAERSEPRIWKDIAAIRDAKKSGAATSNDNRKRGHDQPSQAGNDKRPKPNNDNRPGGNGTGNIPPCPKCTKRHFGECIARVCYKYGKEGHIKRNFSTWEQSSNKEEQKKDYKYVLARVFTITQAKVEASPSAVTGQIPMANNTCKVLFDSGASHSFISSRIVNVVNAPSELFNVGFETMLPSGEIVISKNWVNTVPLWIDGRELYVDLIVLDISDFDVILGMDFLSTPIISAMKARERLQHRCLGYLMNMVNETKETERRPRETRVVAEFLDVFPEEMPGLPPHREIEVVIDLMPGTTPVSRAPYRMAPAELKELKTQLEELLKLGVFKEYLDRFIIVFIDDRLVYSKTEEEHEDHLRLTLQRLRQQQLYAKYKKLKVWPRPKNVSEVRSYLGLAGYYRRFVEGFSKIAASMTELTRTNLKFTWSDKCEQSFQELKSRLISAPVLSLPSEDGQFVVYYDASKQGLGCVLMQSGKVIAFAPRQLKDYEKRYLTHGLELAAVVFALKIWRHNLYGVKCEIYTDHKSLKYFFTQKELNMR, encoded by the exons ATGGATGAATTTACCAAGTCGACTCAAGGTAATCTCTCGGTGATAGAATATGCACAAAAGTTTGATCAATTGGCGAAGTTTGCCAAGGATCATGTACCTATTGACAAGGTACGAGCGGAGCGGTTTGTGAGAGGTCTGAAACcaatgatagctcgggatgtggaGATTATTTCTAGAGGTGTTTTCACCTATGCTGAAGTGGTGGAAATGGCTCTTACAGCTGAAAGAAGTGAACCGAGAATCTGGAAAGATATTGCTGCTATAAGGGATGCCAAGAAGAGTGGGGCAGCCACCTCTAATGACAATAGGAAAAGGGGACATGACCAGCCAAGCCAAGCCGGAAATGATAAACGGCCCAAGCCCAACAATGACAACCGTCCTGGTGGAAATGGTACCGGAAACATTCCACCTTGCCCTAAGTGCACAAAACGTCATTTTGGTGAGTGCATAGCTAGAGTTTGCTACAAATATGGGAAGGAAGGTCACATAAAGCGCAATTTTTCGACATGGGAACAATCTAGCAATAAGGAAGAACAGAAGAAGGATTATAAGTACGTCCTAGCCAGAGTCTTCACCATCACCCAAGCTAAAGTTGAGGCAAGCCCTTCCGCTGTAACAGGTCAGATCCCTATGGCCAATAACACATGTAAAGTTTTATTTGATTCTGGTGCATCACACTCTTTTATTTCTAGTAGAATTGTAAATGTTGTAAATGCACCTAGTGAATTATTTAATGTGGGGTTTGAGACTATGTTACCTTCCGGGGAAATTGTAATATCTAAAAATTGGGTTAACACTGTACCTTTATGGATAGATGGGAGGGAATTGtatgtagacctgattgtattAGATATATCTGATTTTGATGTAATTCTGGGGATGGATTTTCTTTCCACTCCTATCATATCAGCGATGAAAGCTAGAGAAAGGTTGCAACACAGATGTTTGGGGTATCTCATGAATATGGTCAATGAAACCAAAGAGACAGAAAGGAGACCTAGAGAGACAAGAGTTGTAGCTGAGTTCCTCGATGTTTTTCCAGAAGAAATGCCAGGTTTACCTCCGCACAGGGAGATAGAAGTTGTGATTGATCTGATGCCCGGAACAACACCAGTATctcgagcaccatacagaatggcaccagcagaattgaaagagcTCAAAACTCAATTGGAGGAATTACTTAAgctggg GGTTTTCAAGGAGTACTTGGATCGTTTTATCATTGTGTTCATAGATGATAGATTGGTCTACTCCAAGACAGAAGAAGAGCATGAGGATCATTTACGTCTAACCTTGCAACGATTGAGACAGCAACAGCTATATGCCAAatacaagaagt TGAAAGtatggccaagaccaaagaatgtcTCAGAAGTCAGAAGTTATCTGGGTTTGGCGGGCTATTATAGGAGGTTTGttgaagggttttcaaagatagcCGCATCGATGACAGAACTGACAAGAACGAATCTGAAGTTCAcctggtcagataaatgtgagcaGAGCTTCCAAGAATTGAAGAGTCGGCTTATATCAGCACCTGTACTCAGCTTACCCTCAGAGGATGGGCAGTTTGTGGTTTACTATGATGCATCAAAACAGGGGTTGGGATGTGTACTAATGCagtctggtaaggtgatagcctttGCCCCTAGGCAACTAAAAGATTATGAAAAGAGGTATTTGACACACGGCTTGGAATTAGCTGCGGTtgtctttgcactgaagatttggcgtcaCAATCTCTATGGGGTGAAATGTGAGatttacactgatcacaagagcctcaaatacttcttcacccagaaggagttAAATATGAGGTAG